One genomic window of Moorella glycerini includes the following:
- a CDS encoding sugar ABC transporter substrate-binding protein: MKKLLILLGVLVLSFLFLSGCGQSNQSAGKSQLEGQKSQENASSTSTKKLKFAMIIHDTGNSFFSVMDRAAQDAAKQLGVEVKFMGPKTFDVAQEVNMLESAVDAGYDGIAFTAPDPKAFDRPIKKAKEKGIPTVAFNTDAPDCGRDAFVGQDLEQSGYILGKLIFEKYMKGEGKYIITTCAPGHTALEARIAGIKRAQKEFPNIQLVNIIDITSDLSKAYGVIENAYTANKDVKAFLGVDVYSEAIGTFIQTKNLNGKVLGGGFDLTPGTLKHIANGAMQVTIGQNPYLQGYFPIHMLYLKKTKDISPVNINTGVEIVTKENVQDYLNRKE, encoded by the coding sequence ATGAAAAAGTTATTGATTTTGTTGGGGGTGCTCGTTCTTTCTTTCCTGTTTCTTTCGGGCTGTGGGCAGAGTAACCAGTCTGCTGGCAAATCGCAGCTAGAAGGTCAGAAAAGCCAAGAAAATGCCTCTTCTACATCTACCAAGAAATTAAAATTTGCTATGATTATTCACGATACTGGTAACTCATTCTTTTCGGTAATGGACCGGGCGGCTCAGGATGCTGCTAAACAGTTGGGCGTAGAAGTTAAGTTTATGGGTCCCAAAACTTTTGACGTTGCTCAGGAAGTAAATATGTTGGAGTCGGCTGTGGATGCTGGTTATGATGGTATTGCTTTTACGGCTCCGGACCCCAAAGCCTTTGACAGGCCTATAAAGAAAGCTAAGGAAAAAGGTATTCCAACCGTTGCCTTTAATACGGACGCACCGGATTGTGGCCGCGACGCTTTTGTGGGTCAGGATTTGGAGCAATCTGGTTATATCCTAGGTAAATTAATATTTGAAAAGTATATGAAAGGAGAAGGCAAATATATTATAACTACCTGTGCGCCCGGCCATACGGCCCTGGAAGCACGCATTGCTGGTATCAAGAGGGCCCAGAAAGAATTTCCCAATATCCAGTTAGTCAATATAATTGATATTACCAGCGATTTATCCAAGGCTTACGGCGTGATTGAAAACGCTTATACAGCTAATAAGGATGTTAAAGCCTTCCTCGGTGTTGATGTTTACTCCGAAGCTATCGGTACTTTTATCCAAACGAAAAATTTAAATGGTAAGGTTTTAGGCGGCGGTTTTGATCTTACTCCTGGTACTTTAAAACACATCGCCAACGGTGCCATGCAGGTGACGATAGGACAAAATCCCTATCTGCAGGGCTACTTTCCTATTCATATGCTGTATCTAAAGAAAACGAAGGATATTTCGCCCGTCAATATCAATACTGGCGTCGAAATTGTTACTAAAGAAAACGTCCAGGATTATTTAAATCGTAAGGAATAA
- a CDS encoding uroporphyrinogen decarboxylase family protein, translating to MTALTSRQRVLMALRHEEADMVPVDLGGTRSSTGISAIVYNQLLQYLGYDGKARVFDVKQLLAEPDERIRRFWGCDVIGLHRLRPSLGLAITSWKEGSLMDGSSCEVPADFNPVLLADGSEGIRNANGIITAVRPQGSYYFEEIYHPLKGATSYSDIDQHEFPFLSAEEENYLANKARELYEQTDYAILGNTAVSIFEKGIKDFGYEDFLIRIYSDRELVLYYLEKLTSAYLKFLEGYLNAVGKYVQIFAFHDDLGMQNNTIISPAIYREVFKPYHQRLFHFVKERKPDAYIFLHSCGSVYDLIPDLIEAGVDILNPVQLSAAKMDPANLKKEYGRHITFWGGGCSTQTTLTFGSIADVEKEVVTMLRIFGRGGGYIFAQDHNIQPGVSTEKILAMVNTVQRNRCY from the coding sequence GTGACTGCTTTAACTTCGCGCCAGCGTGTTTTAATGGCCCTACGTCATGAAGAAGCTGACATGGTACCTGTCGACCTGGGAGGGACACGTTCTTCAACTGGAATAAGCGCTATTGTCTATAATCAGCTCTTACAATATTTGGGCTATGATGGCAAGGCCAGGGTTTTTGATGTTAAACAATTGCTGGCCGAGCCTGATGAGAGGATAAGGCGTTTTTGGGGGTGTGATGTTATAGGGTTGCATCGCCTGCGCCCATCCCTTGGATTGGCAATCACGTCCTGGAAAGAAGGGTCCTTGATGGATGGTTCTTCCTGTGAGGTGCCGGCGGACTTCAATCCGGTCCTGCTGGCAGACGGCAGTGAGGGCATTCGCAATGCCAATGGCATTATCACTGCCGTCAGGCCCCAGGGTAGCTATTATTTTGAAGAGATTTACCATCCATTGAAGGGTGCTACGTCATATAGCGATATTGATCAACATGAATTTCCTTTTTTAAGTGCCGAAGAAGAGAATTATTTAGCTAACAAGGCCCGGGAGCTTTATGAGCAGACGGATTATGCCATCCTTGGCAATACAGCCGTAAGCATTTTTGAGAAAGGCATCAAGGATTTCGGTTATGAGGACTTTCTAATCAGGATTTATAGCGATCGCGAACTTGTGTTGTATTATCTAGAAAAACTCACCTCAGCATATTTAAAATTTCTGGAAGGATATTTGAACGCGGTAGGTAAGTATGTCCAGATCTTCGCCTTTCATGACGACCTGGGTATGCAAAACAACACTATTATTTCCCCAGCTATATATAGGGAAGTATTCAAACCTTACCATCAACGGCTTTTCCATTTTGTTAAGGAGAGGAAGCCGGATGCCTATATTTTCTTACACAGTTGTGGCAGTGTCTATGATCTGATCCCCGATTTAATTGAAGCCGGCGTTGATATTTTAAATCCCGTACAGTTAAGCGCCGCTAAGATGGATCCTGCAAATTTAAAGAAAGAATACGGCCGTCATATAACTTTTTGGGGAGGTGGCTGTTCAACCCAGACCACCCTGACTTTTGGTAGCATAGCTGACGTAGAAAAAGAAGTGGTGACAATGCTGCGCATCTTTGGGCGCGGAGGGGGGTACATCTTTGCCCAGGATCATAATATTCAACCCGGCGTATCTACAGAAAAAATTTTAGCCATGGTTAATACAGTCCAAAGAAATAGGTGTTATTAA
- a CDS encoding LacI family DNA-binding transcriptional regulator: MVTIRDVAKLANVSITTVSRVINHKDEGISEETRQRVLKIMDEMNYRPNTIARSMITRRTNTIALVIPDICNPFFPELARGVEDTANRYGYQLVLANTDGDPLKEENYIRVFQEKFVDGIIFTTQNNIEYHPIFFRLRQQKYPYVLIERYIEELDDVPGVYFANIDGAYQATKHLIQKGHRKIVFISGPQKTTNARHRLQGFLKALQEAAIAPDYSLIVEGDYKMNSGYQIIKDLLEKGTSKFTAIFAANDLMALGAQRALKEYGLKIPSDVSLVGYDNIFLTETMEPPLTTVEIPSYQMGVKATEMLLMAINGEEQPEKRLVFDAKLIIRESVKSVIPEEQPGQITDPGKIA; the protein is encoded by the coding sequence GTGGTAACGATCAGAGATGTTGCCAAACTGGCAAATGTTTCCATAACGACGGTTTCCAGGGTAATTAATCATAAAGACGAAGGCATCAGCGAGGAAACCCGTCAGCGAGTGTTAAAAATTATGGACGAGATGAACTATCGTCCCAACACTATAGCGCGAAGCATGATTACCAGGAGGACCAATACCATCGCCCTGGTCATTCCTGATATATGCAACCCCTTTTTCCCCGAATTGGCCAGGGGTGTTGAGGATACGGCCAACAGATACGGTTATCAACTTGTTCTGGCCAACACAGATGGCGATCCTTTAAAAGAAGAGAACTACATCAGGGTCTTCCAGGAAAAATTTGTGGACGGCATTATTTTCACGACCCAAAACAATATCGAGTACCATCCTATATTCTTCCGCCTCCGCCAGCAAAAATATCCGTACGTCCTGATCGAGAGGTATATTGAGGAACTCGATGATGTACCGGGTGTATATTTTGCCAACATTGATGGTGCCTACCAGGCTACAAAACACCTCATTCAAAAAGGGCACCGGAAGATCGTTTTTATTTCCGGTCCCCAAAAAACCACCAACGCGCGCCATCGCCTGCAGGGTTTTTTAAAAGCCCTGCAAGAAGCTGCTATAGCGCCGGATTACAGCCTGATCGTCGAAGGGGACTACAAAATGAATAGCGGTTACCAGATTATCAAGGATTTACTGGAAAAGGGCACCAGTAAGTTTACCGCTATCTTTGCTGCCAACGACCTCATGGCTCTGGGTGCGCAGCGGGCTTTAAAGGAATACGGGCTCAAAATACCAAGCGATGTCTCCCTGGTAGGGTATGATAACATCTTTTTAACTGAAACCATGGAGCCACCCTTAACGACAGTGGAGATACCTTCTTACCAGATGGGGGTAAAAGCGACCGAGATGCTGCTCATGGCCATTAATGGTGAAGAACAGCCAGAGAAACGACTGGTGTTTGATGCTAAACTGATAATCCGTGAAAGCGTTAAATCGGTAATACCGGAAGAACAACCAGGGCAGATAACGGACCCTGGTAAAATTGCCTGA
- a CDS encoding ABC transporter permease: MLMTKKSTGATPVGRATKINFQELGILLVLVVICLILSVLTSNFREPTNLINVVRQFSEISIMAIGMTFVIISAEIDLSVGSIYGLAAIIAGYLLHNGYAATLAFLLAMLTGVGLGFINGIISTKGKIPSFIVTLSMLQLARGGAYAISHGWPISEFPDTHNWVFFLGQSLGGVIPVQIIIMLLLNLLAFIVLSRTTFGFKVYAVGGNKNAARLAGINVDGIKIASFVLAGAMAALAGIIGLAHLNSVAATAGAGREMDVIAAVIIGGTNLFGGKGTILGTLLGAAIMGVVRNGMVLLGVEAYYQEAFIGVVILIAVLADTWLTKNKK, translated from the coding sequence ATGCTAATGACAAAAAAATCAACTGGAGCAACTCCTGTTGGCAGGGCAACGAAAATAAATTTCCAAGAGCTAGGTATTTTGTTGGTACTGGTGGTCATTTGTTTAATCCTCTCTGTACTTACGAGTAACTTCCGTGAGCCGACGAACTTAATTAATGTGGTACGCCAGTTTTCCGAGATCAGCATTATGGCTATCGGGATGACTTTTGTAATAATCAGTGCCGAAATCGATCTGTCGGTTGGCTCTATTTATGGGCTTGCAGCCATTATAGCCGGATATCTTTTGCATAACGGTTATGCGGCTACCCTGGCCTTTTTGTTAGCCATGCTTACGGGTGTAGGCCTGGGTTTTATAAACGGTATCATAAGCACAAAAGGCAAGATACCTTCTTTTATCGTTACTTTGAGCATGCTCCAGTTAGCCCGCGGGGGAGCCTATGCCATTTCCCATGGGTGGCCCATCAGTGAATTTCCCGATACCCATAACTGGGTATTTTTCCTGGGACAGAGCCTTGGCGGTGTTATTCCCGTCCAGATCATAATTATGCTGCTGTTAAATTTGCTCGCCTTTATCGTTTTAAGTAGAACCACCTTCGGTTTTAAAGTTTACGCTGTTGGTGGCAATAAAAACGCTGCCAGGCTGGCAGGTATTAATGTTGACGGCATAAAAATAGCAAGTTTCGTCCTGGCGGGGGCTATGGCGGCCCTGGCAGGGATTATTGGCCTGGCTCATTTAAATTCGGTTGCCGCTACGGCTGGAGCCGGACGGGAAATGGATGTAATTGCCGCTGTAATTATCGGCGGGACCAACCTTTTTGGCGGTAAAGGAACAATTCTCGGGACACTCTTAGGAGCTGCCATTATGGGCGTCGTGCGCAACGGCATGGTCCTGTTAGGGGTGGAAGCGTATTATCAAGAAGCTTTTATCGGTGTGGTCATACTCATTGCTGTTCTGGCTGATACGTGGCTGACGAAAAATAAAAAGTAG
- the rbsD gene encoding D-ribose pyranase, with product MKRGRILNKDLNEVIASMGHGDLLIVCDAGFPIPSNVRRVDLALEKDYPDLLHVLRLIKEDFIVERVAVAAEMEEFNPNLFKAVKELFAEAKLETIPHEKVLSEMPYKAKAIVRTGAFNPWGNILLFSGVDVPQWFNKEGVKVPPYYQDRMK from the coding sequence ATGAAACGTGGACGAATTCTTAACAAAGATTTAAATGAAGTTATTGCAAGTATGGGTCATGGAGATCTGCTAATAGTATGTGATGCTGGTTTTCCGATACCGTCTAATGTTCGCCGAGTAGATCTTGCCCTTGAAAAAGATTATCCTGATTTACTGCATGTACTTCGTTTGATTAAAGAGGACTTTATTGTAGAACGTGTTGCTGTAGCGGCAGAAATGGAGGAGTTTAACCCTAATTTATTTAAAGCTGTTAAGGAACTTTTTGCAGAAGCAAAATTAGAAACTATTCCCCATGAGAAGGTATTAAGTGAGATGCCGTATAAGGCGAAGGCCATTGTTCGTACAGGAGCTTTCAATCCATGGGGTAATATCCTTTTGTTCAGCGGGGTAGATGTACCGCAATGGTTTAATAAGGAAGGAGTTAAGGTACCACCATATTATCAAGATAGAATGAAATAG
- a CDS encoding sugar ABC transporter ATP-binding protein, translating to MQAGNLVELRHITKHFPGVVALDDVSFTIKKGEIHCLCGENGAGKSTLINICGGVYQPDGGQILFDGRIEKILSPLHAEELGIGVAYQEIPLCKNMTVAANIFLGPKLKLNNGLLDWHAMEEEARELLALFNMKNDPRELVENLSIAEQSLVQIARVIYRKPRLLILDEPTAALTTNQKDTLFSLLKRLRQEQELSILYVSHRLEEVFEIADRITVLRDGRYIGTLEARETDADKIINMMVGREIKKTVTRGKDVKANKILEVKHLSRKGTFHDISFDLYEGEILGFAGFQGAGRTEVMRAIFGLDGFDAGEIYIDGRIKKIKSPIDAIKNRIGLISENRRDEGIVPLMTVKDNLIIVALDEASTIGFLRAGRIRKLFQELVARLNIKVASPLQLITNLSGGNQQKVIIARWLAQKPRILICDEPTRGIDVGAKAEIHSILDELTREGIGIILISSELPELLAICDRIVVMHEGTITGELKIKDASEEKIMRLAAGMEV from the coding sequence ATGCAAGCGGGAAACCTAGTTGAACTCCGGCATATTACCAAACACTTCCCCGGCGTGGTCGCCCTTGATGACGTATCTTTTACGATTAAGAAAGGGGAGATTCACTGTTTATGCGGTGAGAATGGTGCCGGCAAGTCGACTTTAATTAATATCTGTGGCGGCGTTTACCAGCCCGATGGGGGCCAAATTTTATTCGATGGCCGTATAGAAAAGATCTTATCCCCATTACACGCAGAAGAGCTGGGTATTGGCGTAGCCTACCAGGAGATACCCCTTTGCAAAAATATGACTGTAGCCGCCAACATATTTTTGGGTCCCAAATTGAAGTTAAATAACGGTTTGCTGGACTGGCATGCAATGGAAGAAGAAGCGCGAGAGCTTTTAGCTTTGTTTAATATGAAAAATGATCCCCGAGAGCTAGTGGAGAATTTAAGTATTGCCGAGCAATCGTTAGTCCAAATAGCACGGGTTATTTACCGGAAACCCAGGCTTTTAATTTTAGATGAACCCACGGCTGCCTTAACCACCAACCAAAAAGATACTTTATTTTCCCTTTTAAAACGCCTGCGGCAGGAACAGGAATTAAGCATTCTTTACGTCTCCCACCGGCTGGAAGAAGTTTTTGAGATAGCTGACAGGATTACTGTCCTGCGGGACGGCAGGTATATCGGTACCCTTGAGGCCAGGGAAACTGATGCCGATAAAATTATTAATATGATGGTCGGCCGGGAGATAAAAAAGACGGTGACCAGGGGGAAGGATGTAAAGGCTAACAAAATACTGGAGGTTAAACATTTAAGCCGTAAAGGGACCTTCCACGATATCAGTTTTGACTTGTATGAAGGAGAGATTTTAGGATTTGCCGGATTTCAAGGCGCCGGACGAACTGAAGTAATGCGGGCTATTTTCGGCCTGGATGGTTTCGATGCAGGTGAAATATACATTGATGGCCGGATAAAAAAAATAAAAAGCCCCATTGATGCCATTAAAAACCGCATCGGGCTGATATCCGAAAACCGTCGTGACGAAGGTATTGTACCCCTAATGACGGTAAAGGATAATTTGATTATCGTGGCCCTTGACGAAGCCAGTACAATTGGTTTTTTACGGGCAGGTCGCATCAGAAAACTTTTCCAGGAGCTTGTGGCCAGGCTTAATATTAAGGTGGCCTCCCCCCTTCAACTAATAACCAATCTCAGCGGAGGGAACCAACAAAAAGTTATTATTGCCCGCTGGTTAGCCCAAAAACCGCGGATTTTGATTTGCGATGAGCCGACACGGGGGATCGATGTGGGTGCTAAAGCTGAGATCCATTCAATTTTAGATGAGCTGACCCGGGAGGGGATAGGAATAATCTTAATTTCTTCGGAGCTACCTGAATTACTGGCTATCTGCGACAGGATTGTCGTCATGCATGAAGGCACCATTACCGGTGAGTTAAAAATTAAAGACGCCAGCGAAGAGAAGATCATGCGTCTGGCTGCGGGTATGGAAGTCTAA
- the rbsK gene encoding ribokinase produces the protein MTKPKITVVGSYAVGMTMSTAKFPVSGETVIGYNFKVLHGGKGSNQAVAIARLGGDVSFVACLGDDYYGRNALELYTQENVDASFVRMVKDSYTGVGFVVVNNDGQNIIVLDPGANNMLTPEDVERAEEIIASSTAVLMQLEISPGIVAYTAQLARRYGVQVLLNPAPYQPLPGEVLSKIDILIPNETEARLLAGLPPDDDSPIEEVGMAILAKGVGRVIITLGAEGALLVTGEEIYHIPGKEVDVVDTTGAGDTFSAALTLALAEGKDIKKAMEFAVRAAALAVTKYGVIPALPYRHEVDAV, from the coding sequence ATGACAAAACCTAAAATTACGGTTGTCGGCAGCTATGCGGTAGGAATGACCATGTCTACCGCCAAATTCCCTGTGTCCGGAGAAACAGTAATCGGGTATAATTTTAAAGTCCTTCATGGCGGTAAGGGTTCCAACCAGGCAGTTGCCATTGCCAGGCTGGGCGGCGATGTGAGTTTTGTAGCCTGTTTAGGAGACGATTATTATGGCCGTAATGCCCTGGAACTTTATACCCAGGAAAATGTGGACGCAAGTTTTGTTAGAATGGTAAAGGATAGTTATACAGGAGTTGGCTTTGTTGTCGTTAACAATGACGGTCAAAACATAATCGTTCTTGATCCTGGTGCCAATAACATGTTAACTCCGGAAGATGTTGAACGAGCGGAAGAGATTATAGCCTCCAGCACAGCGGTTTTAATGCAGCTGGAGATTTCGCCGGGAATAGTTGCATATACAGCACAGTTGGCTCGTCGGTACGGGGTACAAGTACTTTTAAACCCCGCTCCTTACCAGCCTTTGCCTGGTGAAGTACTATCCAAGATTGACATCTTGATCCCGAACGAGACAGAAGCCAGACTATTAGCCGGCCTGCCTCCGGACGATGATTCTCCTATAGAAGAGGTTGGCATGGCAATTTTAGCAAAGGGCGTTGGTAGGGTGATAATTACCTTGGGGGCTGAAGGGGCATTACTGGTAACTGGAGAGGAGATTTATCATATCCCCGGTAAAGAGGTGGATGTAGTAGACACCACGGGTGCTGGTGACACTTTTAGTGCTGCCCTAACCCTGGCTCTGGCTGAAGGTAAGGATATAAAGAAGGCTATGGAGTTTGCTGTTAGGGCGGCGGCGCTGGCTGTAACTAAATATGGTGTAATTCCGGCATTGCCTTATCGCCATGAGGTCGATGCTGTATGA
- a CDS encoding uroporphyrinogen decarboxylase family protein, with protein MNSRERLVKALNHEEPDRVPFDLGASLITGIHKIAYQNVLKYIGMKEEEIPIFDVVQQLAAPSENFLQRINVDTRNLSPKNSSKWQLHFEEDDHYRYFTDEWGIVWRMPLGHGLYFDMYKNPLADVEDVRDIDKYTFPDPDDENRYLGLRERALKLYEQGYAIVMSSISAGIMELGAWLRGFENFYMDLVLRPELISRILDKALEIKMRYWSRVLEEVGDLIQVVQEADDLGTQNSLLISPEMYRKLIKPRHKELFDFIHSKTKAAIFLHCCGAIYELIPDLIEVGVDILNPVQFTAKNMEASKLKREFGNDIAFWGGGVDTQNILPHGTPQQVKDSVRRQIEIFAPGGGFVFNTVHNIQPDVPPENFIAMLEALEEYGKY; from the coding sequence ATGAATTCAAGAGAACGTTTAGTTAAGGCTCTGAACCATGAAGAGCCAGACCGGGTGCCTTTTGATTTAGGGGCTTCATTGATAACTGGTATTCATAAAATAGCCTATCAAAATGTTCTTAAGTATATAGGGATGAAAGAAGAAGAGATTCCCATTTTTGATGTCGTCCAGCAATTAGCGGCACCGAGCGAAAATTTTCTGCAAAGAATTAATGTGGATACCCGCAACCTGTCACCGAAAAACTCCTCTAAATGGCAGCTGCACTTTGAAGAAGACGATCATTATCGCTATTTTACCGATGAATGGGGTATTGTATGGCGCATGCCTCTGGGCCATGGATTATATTTTGATATGTATAAGAATCCCCTGGCGGATGTCGAAGATGTCAGGGATATAGACAAATATACTTTTCCTGACCCTGATGACGAAAATCGCTATCTTGGTTTGCGGGAGCGGGCATTGAAACTTTATGAGCAAGGTTATGCTATTGTAATGTCGAGTATCTCAGCCGGAATAATGGAACTTGGTGCCTGGTTAAGGGGTTTTGAAAACTTTTATATGGATCTGGTACTTCGGCCTGAGTTAATAAGCAGGATACTCGATAAAGCGTTAGAAATAAAAATGAGATACTGGTCGCGGGTTCTAGAGGAAGTGGGAGATTTAATCCAGGTTGTTCAAGAGGCTGATGATCTGGGCACTCAGAATAGCTTGCTCATTTCTCCTGAAATGTACCGCAAACTTATTAAACCCCGCCACAAAGAATTATTCGATTTCATCCATAGTAAGACTAAGGCGGCAATTTTCCTTCATTGTTGCGGAGCCATTTACGAATTAATTCCTGATCTTATTGAAGTAGGGGTGGACATTTTAAACCCAGTTCAATTTACAGCCAAAAATATGGAGGCATCAAAATTAAAGAGAGAATTTGGTAATGATATAGCCTTTTGGGGAGGAGGAGTAGATACTCAGAATATCTTACCTCATGGTACTCCCCAACAGGTAAAGGATTCAGTGCGAAGGCAAATTGAAATTTTCGCTCCCGGAGGAGGGTTCGTATTTAATACCGTCCACAATATTCAACCAGACGTGCCACCAGAAAATTTTATTGCCATGCTTGAGGCCTTAGAAGAATATGGTAAGTATTAA